DNA sequence from the Chondrinema litorale genome:
CTGGAGTTTTAAAACCTTGTCCATCTTCCATGTGGCACTGGCGGCAATACTTTAAGTAAAGCGATTTACCTTTTATTGGATCAGCTTTGTATTCAGGTATCTGGATTTTAACATAACCTTTGTAAAGTTTTTCTACATCTTCTGGTACATCTTCGCTTAGCCATTCCATATAAGCAATAATGGCTTCCATCTCAACACTATATTCAGACAGTTTTTTTCCATTCATGCTTCGCTCCATACAGCCATTAACCCTTTCTTTAAGCGTGCCGATTTTGTTTTCTCTCCCTCTAAACTGTGGAAACCTATGGGTGATACCTACAAAAGAACCTGCACCAATTTTTTTGCCTGCATCCAAATGGCAATTGCTACAAGATAGGTTATTTCCTGCAAACCGCTTTGTAGGATTCTTGGCAAGTGGCCCAATATGCTGAGAGCTTTTAGTGATAATTTCGTAGCCGTATTCGATTAAATCTCTCTTGTTATTTTCGGGCAAATCGAAGCGTATACTTTTGATCCTCCAAGGTTTTGTTTGAGTTATTTTATTTGCTGCTTCCTCCTCTTGATGAAAAAACATGGGGTAATATTCATGAGATAGTAGAAAGCAGATAATTCCCACAAAAAATCCTAAAGAAAAATATAGGGTATAGTTATTATTTATCTTCATAGCTTATATCTATCGAATATAATAATTGATTCTTTTAATAGGATACTGATGCCGACTAAAAGTGTAAACCAAGCAAAATATTTTTTGAAAACAATGCATAAAATGCTGTTATGGGGAAGATAGGAACTATTAAAAGGTTAAATGTAGATAAGGGTGAATGATGGTTTCCTATCATAAACTCTATTAATAATCGGGATATGGATAACCAAACCACGGCATTCTACCTTCTAGAATACATGCAATCCAAAACAAGATGAAAATGCTAT
Encoded proteins:
- a CDS encoding c-type cytochrome, with amino-acid sequence MKINNNYTLYFSLGFFVGIICFLLSHEYYPMFFHQEEEAANKITQTKPWRIKSIRFDLPENNKRDLIEYGYEIITKSSQHIGPLAKNPTKRFAGNNLSCSNCHLDAGKKIGAGSFVGITHRFPQFRGRENKIGTLKERVNGCMERSMNGKKLSEYSVEMEAIIAYMEWLSEDVPEDVEKLYKGYVKIQIPEYKADPIKGKSLYLKYCRQCHMEDGQGFKTPGDTFNGYIYPPVGGLDSFNDGAGMNRVLTAAQFIKGNMPFGATYDKPIVSDEEAYHIAAYINTLKRPEKPHKEVDFPDKKLKPVSTPYAPWTDNFTQEQHKFGPFPPIIEYYKKEFGINKSK